A genome region from Spirochaetota bacterium includes the following:
- a CDS encoding Ldh family oxidoreductase — protein MEHDTAWVSFDVMERFMADALVAAGVPPEDAAVCAEVLITADALGIDSHGVNRLKPIYIDRIRAGILNPRTTFEIVREGPTTAVVDGHDGMGHVIAKRAMRMAMDKAREFGMGMVAVRNSSHYGIAGYYALMAVKEDMIGITGTNARPSIAPTFGVENMLGTNPLTFGIPSDEDFPFLLDCATSVSQRGKIEVYGRQGKDVPPGWVIDEKGETRTDTHGILDDLTKGAAALAPLGGIGEEGGGYKGYGYATVVEILSAALQGGPFLKMLTGLREGKKTPYSLGHFFIAINVSSFIEPAEFKKTTGDILRGLRSSRKMPGQECIYTAGEKEHQAWLERKGRGVPLGEELRREITGLRNEMGLTGYRFPFEQ, from the coding sequence ATGGAGCATGATACGGCGTGGGTCAGTTTCGACGTCATGGAGCGATTCATGGCCGACGCATTAGTCGCGGCGGGCGTACCGCCGGAAGACGCTGCCGTATGCGCCGAGGTGCTCATCACCGCGGACGCGCTGGGGATCGATTCCCACGGAGTAAACCGCCTTAAGCCCATTTACATCGACAGGATCAGGGCGGGCATCCTCAATCCGCGGACCACGTTCGAGATCGTCAGGGAAGGGCCCACGACCGCCGTCGTGGACGGCCACGACGGGATGGGGCACGTGATCGCGAAGCGTGCCATGCGCATGGCCATGGACAAGGCGCGCGAGTTCGGTATGGGCATGGTTGCGGTAAGGAATTCGTCGCACTACGGCATCGCCGGCTACTACGCGCTCATGGCGGTCAAGGAGGACATGATCGGGATCACCGGTACGAACGCGCGTCCCTCCATCGCCCCGACCTTCGGCGTGGAGAACATGCTGGGCACGAACCCGCTCACCTTCGGCATACCGTCGGACGAGGACTTCCCCTTCCTGCTGGACTGCGCCACCTCCGTGAGCCAGCGCGGGAAGATAGAGGTATACGGCCGGCAGGGGAAGGACGTGCCCCCCGGCTGGGTCATAGACGAGAAGGGCGAGACCCGGACCGATACGCACGGCATCCTGGACGACCTCACGAAGGGCGCGGCGGCGCTGGCACCGTTAGGCGGTATTGGAGAGGAGGGCGGCGGCTACAAGGGCTACGGGTACGCGACCGTGGTGGAGATACTTTCCGCTGCCTTGCAGGGCGGGCCGTTTTTGAAGATGCTCACCGGGCTCCGCGAGGGGAAAAAGACCCCGTACAGCCTGGGCCATTTCTTCATCGCGATAAACGTATCGTCCTTCATCGAGCCCGCCGAGTTCAAGAAAACCACGGGCGACATACTCAGGGGGCTTCGCTCCTCGAGAAAAATGCCGGGCCAGGAGTGCATCTATACGGCAGGCGAGAAGGAGCACCAGGCCTGGCTCGAGCGCAAGGGCAGGGGCGTTCCCCTGGGCGAGGAGCTCCGGCGCGAGATCACCGGTCTGCGGAACGAGATGGGACTCACCGGCTACCGCTTTCCGTTCGAACAATAG
- the metF gene encoding methylenetetrahydrofolate reductase [NAD(P)H] — MGIPELYKEGFVISFELFPPKTEQGEINLMQALGELAVFKPGFISVTYGAGGSTQSRTLELSLKIRDTLGITPLVHFTCVGAGRDEIARYLGDVKAKGISNILALRGDPPKGQEHFVAPVDGFPYANELVTFIRSINGFTIGVAGYPEKHLEAPSMEADLENLKRKVDAGADYVITQLFYNNDDFYEFMNSVRRMGVTVPVIPGIMPVTNQANIEKVTRMCGAKIPNELMKRLVTCGSIVDVCEVGIEYSIIQCRELKSWGVPGFHFYALNKSQAVSKVINALD; from the coding sequence ATGGGCATACCCGAATTATATAAAGAAGGATTCGTGATTTCATTCGAGCTGTTTCCGCCCAAGACGGAACAGGGCGAGATCAACCTCATGCAGGCCCTGGGCGAGCTCGCGGTATTCAAGCCCGGGTTCATATCGGTGACGTACGGGGCGGGGGGATCCACCCAGTCACGCACCCTGGAGCTTTCCCTCAAGATACGCGACACACTGGGCATCACGCCCCTTGTGCACTTCACCTGCGTGGGCGCGGGCAGGGACGAGATCGCACGCTACCTGGGCGATGTCAAGGCGAAGGGCATATCGAACATCCTCGCGCTCAGGGGCGATCCCCCGAAGGGACAGGAGCACTTCGTCGCACCGGTGGACGGGTTCCCGTACGCAAACGAGCTCGTGACCTTCATCCGCTCGATCAACGGGTTTACCATTGGCGTCGCGGGATACCCCGAGAAGCACCTGGAAGCCCCCAGCATGGAGGCCGATCTCGAGAACCTCAAGCGCAAGGTGGACGCCGGGGCCGATTACGTCATCACCCAGCTTTTCTACAACAACGACGATTTCTACGAGTTCATGAACAGCGTGCGCCGCATGGGCGTCACGGTCCCGGTGATCCCCGGCATCATGCCCGTCACCAACCAAGCGAACATCGAGAAGGTCACGCGCATGTGCGGCGCGAAAATCCCGAACGAGCTCATGAAAAGGCTCGTCACGTGCGGTTCGATCGTCGACGTCTGCGAGGTGGGGATCGAGTACTCGATCATCCAGTGCCGGGAGCTCAAGTCCTGGGGAGTGCCCGGTTTCCACTTCTACGCGCTGAACAAGTCGCAGGCGGTGTCGAAGGTCATTAACGCCCTGGATTGA
- a CDS encoding 1-acyl-sn-glycerol-3-phosphate acyltransferase — protein sequence MKKILEALYSLLFFFIFAFYTAFFGIISHVSILFSPRGKVAHWCMRMWSRCTLATCRVTVRVEGLENIARDRVQIFASNHASHFDIFILSTVIPVRFGWVAKAILFKIPFIGWHMWLNGYISINRTNRTKAIKSMDLAAEKVKRGNRITIFPEGTRSRTGVLQPFKKGLFHLCVQTGVPIVPIFIRNSYHILPPGSMILHPSTVYVKIGEKMPTAGYSVEKIEIIMSDLRKRIETLEKEAAEMEKRFGG from the coding sequence ATGAAAAAAATTCTTGAAGCGTTGTACAGCCTGCTGTTTTTCTTCATCTTCGCTTTTTATACGGCGTTCTTCGGAATCATTTCACACGTGTCCATTCTGTTCAGCCCGCGGGGAAAGGTCGCGCACTGGTGCATGCGTATGTGGTCCCGGTGCACCCTGGCAACATGCAGGGTCACGGTGCGCGTGGAGGGGTTGGAAAATATCGCCCGCGACCGCGTCCAGATATTCGCGTCAAACCACGCGAGCCATTTCGACATATTCATCCTGAGTACGGTGATCCCGGTCAGGTTCGGCTGGGTCGCCAAGGCCATACTTTTTAAAATTCCGTTCATAGGCTGGCACATGTGGCTGAACGGCTATATCTCCATCAATCGGACCAATCGGACGAAAGCGATCAAGAGCATGGACCTCGCGGCGGAAAAGGTAAAGAGGGGAAACCGGATCACGATTTTTCCCGAGGGAACGCGCAGCCGCACCGGCGTGCTTCAGCCCTTCAAGAAGGGGCTTTTCCACCTATGCGTGCAGACCGGGGTTCCCATCGTGCCCATCTTCATCAGGAATTCGTACCACATACTCCCGCCCGGATCCATGATCCTGCATCCGTCCACGGTGTACGTGAAAATAGGCGAGAAGATGCCCACTGCCGGATACTCGGTGGAGAAAATAGAAATAATCATGAGCGATCTCCGGAAGCGCATCGAAACCCTGGAGAAAGAGGCGGCGGAAATGGAAAAGAGGTTCGGGGGCTGA
- a CDS encoding NAD(P)/FAD-dependent oxidoreductase, with the protein MKRVAIIGGGASGLIAAHFCARGGCRVTVFERQKSAGRKLLATGNGRCNIANRELDADRYHGHNPRFAGNVIARFGLDETTEFFRSIGIPFVEGERGKLYPASLQASSVQRVLIWEIGRLGADIHLHRKVDSIQPRNGKFLLVTSGLEELEFDAVVLAAGSCAAPQLGASTAGYELASSLGHRVYEPFPAILPISIPLKALHRLEGIKWDCGVSVRARGKTIAESNGELLFTKYGISGPASLDVSRAVNERVLAGETPEVAIDLFPATDDAGLAELLDTVLADGERTLAFGLLGILKERMPEIFLSLAGLDGQARADSLSPGARARIVRALQDVRVAPGTPRPFAEAVVAAGGVDVDEINPATMESRRVKGLYITGELLDIDGDSGGYNLQFAWSTGALAGIALGRAT; encoded by the coding sequence ATGAAACGCGTAGCGATAATCGGGGGAGGGGCATCGGGGCTCATCGCGGCGCACTTCTGCGCGCGCGGCGGATGCCGCGTGACCGTGTTCGAGCGGCAGAAATCCGCGGGGCGAAAGCTCCTCGCGACCGGCAACGGGCGCTGCAACATCGCCAACCGCGAACTTGACGCGGACCGCTACCACGGGCACAATCCCCGGTTCGCCGGCAATGTCATCGCGCGCTTCGGGCTCGATGAAACCACGGAGTTCTTCCGGTCGATCGGCATTCCCTTCGTGGAGGGGGAGCGCGGAAAACTCTACCCGGCGTCCCTCCAGGCGTCCTCCGTGCAGCGCGTGCTTATCTGGGAAATCGGGAGATTGGGGGCCGATATACATCTTCACCGCAAGGTCGACTCGATCCAGCCGCGAAACGGGAAATTCCTGCTCGTGACTTCCGGGCTCGAGGAGCTCGAGTTCGACGCAGTCGTCCTGGCCGCGGGAAGCTGCGCCGCCCCGCAGTTGGGCGCGTCCACCGCGGGCTACGAGCTCGCCTCCTCCCTGGGGCACCGGGTGTACGAGCCCTTTCCCGCCATCCTTCCGATCTCGATACCGCTCAAGGCGCTGCACCGGCTCGAGGGGATCAAGTGGGACTGCGGGGTGAGCGTGCGCGCGCGCGGGAAAACGATCGCGGAATCCAATGGGGAGCTCCTCTTTACGAAATACGGGATCTCGGGACCGGCCTCGCTCGATGTGTCCCGCGCCGTGAACGAACGAGTCCTCGCGGGCGAAACGCCCGAGGTCGCGATCGATCTCTTCCCCGCGACTGACGACGCGGGTCTTGCGGAGCTGCTGGACACGGTGCTGGCGGACGGGGAGCGCACCCTCGCCTTCGGCCTTCTCGGCATACTGAAAGAGCGCATGCCCGAGATCTTCCTCTCCCTCGCGGGACTGGACGGGCAGGCCCGCGCCGATTCGCTCTCCCCCGGAGCGCGCGCGCGGATCGTACGCGCGCTCCAGGATGTGCGCGTCGCGCCGGGCACCCCGCGCCCCTTCGCCGAGGCAGTGGTCGCCGCGGGGGGCGTGGACGTGGACGAGATCAATCCCGCGACGATGGAATCCAGGCGGGTGAAGGGGCTTTACATCACGGGGGAGCTTCTCGACATAGACGGCGACAGCGGGGGCTACAATCTCCAGTTCGCATGGAGCACGGGCGCGCTCGCGGGGATAGCGCTGGGTCGCGCGACGTGA
- a CDS encoding MFS transporter — protein MEKAARLNEAKDFQVSPGYARYVFLLLFLLYLFNYVDRMVVAAIFPYLKVEWALTDAECGWFASIVTLMMTLFVFPVSLLVDRWSRKKAIGIMAVLWSIGAAACALTKSFTQLFTARSLIGVGEAAYTSGGHAMIAAYFPEEKRATMNGLFTAAIPMGTAIGVILGGVIAESLGWRYAFGLLAVPGLIVALLFFWVKDYKTVQITRKSGTGANAVHVKMKPGEIAREFLHTPSVLFTYLGYIGNTFVTTALMNWLPSYFNRMDGLPMDKAGVKTSVVFLLAIFGAPIGGLVTDKLRRKYPNARMSVPAVTSLLTGLFLFIGFFFLEGTAQYVFLICFGFTAPMFAAGGSAVTQDVVHPGLRAISYSLAQFFMMLLGYSLAPIFVGYISDRYDLLTAFKFLPLFSLFGAVVFFIGSFFYVRDLNKVERVGLEE, from the coding sequence ATGGAAAAAGCCGCACGCCTGAACGAAGCGAAAGACTTCCAGGTTTCACCGGGATACGCACGGTACGTGTTCCTCCTGCTGTTCCTGCTCTACCTGTTCAATTACGTGGACCGGATGGTTGTCGCCGCCATCTTCCCGTACCTGAAGGTCGAGTGGGCCCTCACCGACGCCGAATGCGGCTGGTTCGCCTCGATCGTGACGCTCATGATGACCCTGTTCGTCTTTCCCGTATCACTGCTTGTCGACCGGTGGAGCAGGAAAAAAGCAATAGGCATCATGGCGGTGCTCTGGAGCATCGGCGCGGCGGCGTGCGCGTTGACGAAAAGCTTCACGCAGTTGTTCACCGCGCGCTCGCTTATCGGCGTCGGGGAGGCAGCGTACACCTCAGGAGGTCACGCGATGATCGCGGCATATTTCCCCGAGGAAAAGCGCGCCACCATGAACGGGCTGTTCACGGCTGCCATTCCCATGGGCACCGCGATCGGGGTGATACTGGGCGGGGTGATCGCGGAGAGCCTGGGCTGGCGCTACGCCTTCGGCCTGCTCGCGGTGCCGGGGCTTATCGTCGCCCTGCTCTTTTTCTGGGTGAAGGACTACAAGACGGTGCAGATCACGAGAAAGTCCGGCACGGGTGCCAACGCGGTTCACGTGAAGATGAAGCCGGGTGAAATCGCCAGGGAATTCCTGCACACACCCTCGGTGCTGTTCACGTACCTGGGCTACATCGGAAACACCTTCGTCACCACGGCGCTTATGAACTGGCTTCCCTCGTACTTCAACCGGATGGACGGGCTTCCCATGGACAAGGCGGGCGTGAAGACCTCGGTGGTGTTCCTCCTCGCGATTTTCGGCGCCCCCATAGGCGGGTTAGTCACCGACAAGCTTCGCCGCAAGTATCCTAACGCGCGCATGAGCGTGCCGGCCGTCACATCGCTCCTCACCGGGCTGTTCCTTTTTATCGGCTTCTTCTTCCTCGAGGGGACCGCGCAATACGTGTTCCTCATCTGCTTCGGATTCACCGCGCCCATGTTCGCCGCGGGCGGCTCCGCGGTCACGCAGGACGTCGTGCACCCCGGCCTTCGCGCGATTTCCTACAGCCTGGCGCAGTTCTTCATGATGCTCCTGGGCTACAGCCTGGCACCCATATTCGTCGGGTACATATCGGACCGCTACGATCTCCTTACCGCGTTCAAATTCCTCCCGCTTTTCTCTCTTTTCGGGGCAGTGGTATTTTTCATCGGGTCGTTTTTCTACGTGAGGGACCTCAACAAGGTCGAGCGCGTGGGATTGGAAGAGTAG
- a CDS encoding DUF493 family protein: protein MRDHDHSHLREGERCEECDAREFPGEITFKAVYKNLPYVLDVIRNIFSENGLMPQIETKLSRTSKYISFTFSARFESEAQLNKVCSAISRVEGFTTMF, encoded by the coding sequence ATGCGTGACCATGATCATTCCCACCTGCGCGAGGGGGAGCGCTGCGAAGAGTGCGACGCGAGGGAATTCCCCGGCGAGATAACCTTCAAGGCCGTATATAAGAACCTTCCCTACGTACTGGACGTCATCAGGAATATTTTCAGCGAAAACGGGCTCATGCCGCAGATAGAGACAAAGCTCAGCCGCACCAGCAAGTACATATCCTTTACCTTCTCCGCGCGCTTCGAGAGCGAGGCGCAGCTCAACAAGGTGTGTTCCGCTATCTCCAGGGTGGAAGGATTCACCACGATGTTCTAG